A region of the Anaerolineales bacterium genome:
CGGGTGCGGCGTCCATAAACGAGGTTATTCCGTTCTCTGCCCGCGAACGTTTCAGCCGTTGACGAAACGCAAAGCTTCGCGCATACTCACGCCCGTATATGGCAAGTCCGAATGAAATAAAAAAAGGCGTCGTTCTCCTCCACAATAATGATCCGTGGGTGGTGACGGAATTCCAGCATATCAACCCGGGCAAAGGCGCGGCGTTCGTTCGATGCCGCATCAAGAACGTCCGCACCGGCAATACATTGGAACAGACGTACAAAGTTTCCGAAAGCGTTACCTTTGTGGATGTGGAGCATAAAACCATGCAGTATCTGTACCATGATGACAGCGGATTTCATTTTATGGATCCCGAATCGTATGAGCAGCATTCCATGCGCGAAGATCAGCTGGGAGACTCCGCGAAGTATCTGCAGGACGGCATGAATGTGATTTTGTCCTTTTATGAAGGCAAGCCCATCGCCATGTCGCTCCCGAAAAAAATGACATTCAAGATCGTCGAAACCGAACCGGCGACCAAAGGCGATACGGCCGGCGGGAATGTCACCAAAGAGGCGAAAGTTGAGCAGGGTTTTACCATCCGTGTGCCGATCTTCATCAATCAGGGCGAGGAGGTCATCGTGAATACCGATACGGGGGAGTATGTAGAGCGGGCCTAGCATAACGGGTCCGTTTTTGATGCTCTATGTCGTTTGAGCGGAATACCATCGTTGAAAAGTTCGATGCGACAGAAGATTTTGCGCCGTGGGTAAAGCGCGCGGCTTCGGAGGTTTC
Encoded here:
- the efp gene encoding elongation factor P codes for the protein MASPNEIKKGVVLLHNNDPWVVTEFQHINPGKGAAFVRCRIKNVRTGNTLEQTYKVSESVTFVDVEHKTMQYLYHDDSGFHFMDPESYEQHSMREDQLGDSAKYLQDGMNVILSFYEGKPIAMSLPKKMTFKIVETEPATKGDTAGGNVTKEAKVEQGFTIRVPIFINQGEEVIVNTDTGEYVERA